A genomic stretch from Malus domestica chromosome 15, GDT2T_hap1 includes:
- the LOC103400023 gene encoding sugar transport protein 7: MAGASFAPAGVAKERAEQYQGRLTLYVIVACIVAAVGGSLFGYDIGISGGVTSMDGFLKKFFKTVYKNKTHARENNYCKYDNQGLAAFTSSLYLAGLVASLVASPVTRNYGRRGSIICGGISFLVGATLNASAANLAMLILGRIMLGVGIGFGNQAIPLYLSEMAPTHLRGALNMMFQLATTLGIFTANMVNYGTQKLEPWGWRLSLGLALVPAAVMTVGGICLPETPNSLIERGCKDEGRKILERIRGTKNVSAEFQDMLDASEFASAIKHPFRNVLERRNRPQLVMAIFMPTFQILTGINSILFYAPVLFQSMGFGGNAALYSSALTGAVLVTSTLLSIAAVDKLGRRVLLITGGIQMIVCQVIVAVILGTKLGDNQELSKGFSVLVVAVICLFVIAFGYSWGPLGWTVPSEIFPLETRSAGQSITVSVNLLFTFIIAQSFLSLLCALKFGIFLFFAGWITIMTVFVYLFLPETKGIPIEEMILMWRKHWFWKRIMPEEYLEADDSVGVRQNNSTV; the protein is encoded by the exons ATGGCGGGCGCTTCTTTCGCACCGGCCGGCGTGGCCAAGGAGAGAGCAGAGCAGTACCAAGGGAGGCTGACCCTTTATGTCATCGTTGCCTGCATAGTTGCCGCCGTTGGCGGCTCGCTTTTCGGTTATGATATCGGAATTTCAG GCGGGGTTACGTCAATGGATGGATTTCTTAAGAAATTCTTCAAGACAGTGTACAAGAACAAAACGCACGCCCGGGAAAACAACTACTGCAAGTATGATAACCAGGGTCTTGCAGCGTTTACCTCTTCGCTGTACCTTGCGGGTTTAGTTGCATCTTTAGTGGCTTCTCCGGTCACAAGAAATTATGGACGCCGAGGAAGTATAATCTGTGGCGGAATCAGTTTCCTCGTTGGAGCAACTCTAAACGCTTCAGCAGCGAATTTGGCCATGCTTATCTTAGGTCGGATCATGCTTGGTGTTGGTATCGGATTTGGAAATCAG GCTATTCCGCTATATCTATCAGAAATGGCGCCAACGCATCTTCGAGGAGCCTTAAACATGATGTTTCAGTTAGCAACTACGCTTGGGATCTTCACGGCAAACATGGTAAACTACGGAACTCAAAAGCTCGAACCATGGGGGTGGAGGCTCTCGCTAGGGCTGGCTCTAGTGCCGGCTGCAGTAATGACAGTTGGAGGAATATGTCTGCCCGAGACACCAAATAGCTTGATTGAACGAGGATGTAAAGACGAAGGAAGAAAAATTTTGGAGAGAATCAGAGGAACCAAAAATGTCAGTGCAGAGTTCCAGGACATGTTGGATGCAAGTGAGTTTGCCAGTGCAATAAAGCACCCGTTCAGAAACGTCCTCGAGCGAAGGAACAGGCCTCAGCTCGTTATGGCAATCTTCATGCCGACATTCCAGATCCTCACGGGGATAAATTCGATTCTGTTCTACGCTCCCGTGTTGTTTCAAAGTATGGGGTTCGGGGGAAATGCTGCTTTGTACTCATCTGCTTTAACCGGAGCGGTTCTTGTTACGTCTACACTGCTATCTATCGCAGCAGTTGACAAGCTGGGACGAAGAGTTCTGCTCATTACTGGTGGAATACAAATGATTGTATGCCAG GTCATAGTCGCAGTAATCTTGGGGACCAAGTTAGGGGACAATCAAGAACTATCTAAAGGATTCTCAGTACTGGTGGTGGCGGTGATTTGCCTCTTCGTGATAGCATTCGGATATTCATGGGGTCCCCTCGGGTGGACAGTGCCAAGCGAGATATTCCCGCTAGAAACTCGATCAGCTGGACAAAGCATTACGGTGTCAGTGAACCTTCTGTTCACTTTCATCATCGCGCAGTCGTTTCTCTCCCTCCTGTGCGCGCTCAAATTCGGtatctttctcttctttgcGGGATGGATTACTATCATGACCGTGTTTGTTTACCTGTTCCTGCCCGAAACCAAGGGAATTCCGATCGAAGAGATGATACTGATGTGGAGAAAGCACTGGTTCTGGAAGAGGATAATGCCTGAAGAATACCTTGAAGCTGATGACTCTGTTGGTGTTAGGCAAAACAATTCAACAGTTTAA